The DNA sequence CAGAGATAATAGTACATGTACTCCAACTGCTCTCTGGATATTGCCTTTATCTGATGTTCAAAATTAAAATCCAGTCCGTTGTCTTCCGGTCTGTGCATTACAGTAAGGTACATTCCCTGAGTGGTTGCACCATTTGGATACCAATTCGTTTTATATCGGATATCCCCTAATTTGTCCAATCCTTTTTCCTTTAATGTCATAGGCTGATAAGTCAGAGACATAGGCTCATAGGTTCTTCCACCCTCTATATTATAATACTTCGTACGATAGCCGAAATAAGCAACCGGATCGTAATTGGCATGCCGAAACAACTCATTCTGCTTATCACGAATGATATAAATTCCTTCTAAAAAAGTCTTATCCTCCGGTATAATAGTACGGAACGGGAACGAGTGAATCCTGGTTCCACCAGACTTCTTCTCTAGCAACGTTGCCCTTCTTGCAATTGCCGTATTAAAGGAAACATCATCATTTCCATTCATTTTCTGGAAATAGGTTCGAAGTCCCATAATAAGTAGACAAGAAAGGGAAACATGATATTTTTCGCAAAAATCCATCAATCGTCTGGTAGGATTCGCTTCCAAATGGAAAACGTCCAATGCGGCATCTACCGAATCAGAAATGTTGACTGCCGCACGAAGATTTGGATTCCCAGACTTTTTCTGCTCTTCCCTCAGTTTCCGAACTCCGTCAACTCCATTGTAAATCGGCTCAGAGCTTTCAATCAACTTACGAAAGTACTCCTCATCCTTATCCTTTGCCTTACAGCCTGCCTCATATGCCAAATCCTTTTCTAACTGTTCTATGTAAGATGCCATCTCCTTCGGATATGGAACTCCCTCGTACTTTGCATTACAGTAAAGTTCAATGATATCCTTCATGAAAATAATCAGAGACTGAGCATCCATAGTCAGATGATCCACCAACAGATAGATTCCGTTATATCCATCCGGCATTTTAATCATAACAATTCGGTTCATAGGATTATCCTTACGTTCAAAAGGCACCTGAGTCCATTTCTTCATTTCTTTTTCTGCTTCTTTCATGGTTCCGTTGGTAAAATCTCTGAACTCAATATCTCGTTCTTCTTTTTCCACCACATACTGATAACAGGTACCATCCTTATCCTCCACAAAACGAAGGCGCATAGATTCGCACCGTTCATATGCCTTATAGATTGCCCGTTTCAATTCATTCCAGTCCAAATCTACCTCAATAGTCAGACTGGTTCCAATATTTACCACTTCTTTTTTAGGACATGCCTTCTGATAAAAAAAATGAAATTTCTGTGCTACTGTTAATGGATAAACCTTATACCCTTTTCTTGTTTTCATTAATTCATAACTCCTCTCGTAAAATCATCTAACGCTTTCTCATAAGTTTCTCTGTCTTTGTAATAACTCTCTGCATGGGCAGCTCCCTTAATAATCACTTTTTTCTTAGGCGCTGCACAATTTTCATAAATTTCATCACACATGCTGCATGGTACAAAAGTATCTGCATCACCATGAATGAAAAGAATAGGGACTTTTGCCTTACGCACTTCCCTTGCTGCATTGCATTCATCCATTCCGTATCCTGCTTTTTTCTTATTGATATAATCTGCCATCGGAATCACAGGAAACGCAGGTAAATGATACATGGAATGAAGTACATGGGTGAATACATACTTCGGTGAAGTGAACGCACAATCTGATACAATTCCCTTCACTTGTGTCGGCAAATCAAGTCCACTTGTCATCAATACCGTAGCTGCCCCCATTGAAGTTCCATGTAGCAAAATTTGTACATCCTGCCCACATCTTTGTATCACCCAATCTATCCACTTTAAGGCATCCCATCTATCCTTACATCCAAATCCAATGTATGTACCTTCACTTTTTCCGTGAGCCCGCTCATCTACCAGCAACATACTATAACCATTGTCTAAATAGTAACCGGAAAGTCCGATATAATCTTTCATTCCCTCACTGGTATATCCATGAAAGCAGATTACGACTTTGTTTTTCTCCTGTCCCGGAAAATAAGTAGCATACAACTTCAGTCCATCCTCTGAGTTGCAATAAATATCTTCATGAGGCTGTGCAAGCATCTTTTCCTTGCGTTCCTCTATAAATGGCATATGCTGATTCCAATCTGTTCCTGCCATCTTCATCGTACGCTCTACCTTGGCCTTATTTCGTTTCATAGTTCTTCGGTAAAAATATGCTGTCTCTACCACCTGGGCAACCGCTGCTATTCCCAGCAAACTTCCTACACCTATTACAATTTCTTTCATATTCCTTTCCCTTCTCTATCCTTTATACCCTATTCCATTGCAACCTATTTCTTTCTTTTGCTTTCAATCAAATCCTTCAAACGTAACGCCTTATCAATATTTCCTTCCACCTTTAGTTTCTGCAAGGTTACAGCAAGAACCGGATCCAATTCTCCCTCTGCAATTTTCATTAAAGTTTCTGCCTTACATGTAAACATGGCATCTCTGTCAAAATATTCATATGGCTCTACATGAAGCTTTCCCTCTTTGGCCTCTACATAAAAAATGCCGCTAGCTTCCCCTATGATATTAAACTGATATGCCAGATGTTCTGTTACGTCACTAATGTCTGCCTCCATAAATTTTCCTTTTACTTCTGAAAAAAACTCCGCATAAGTCATAACTTTTCCTCCTCCTTTTCGACTCGTGGTCGATTCTTTTCATAACTAAGATAGCATTTATTCGACTCATGGTCAATATTCTTTTTACAAATTTATTAATTGCCTATATGCGTTTTGTTG is a window from the Roseburia sp. 499 genome containing:
- a CDS encoding condensation domain-containing protein — translated: MKTRKGYKVYPLTVAQKFHFFYQKACPKKEVVNIGTSLTIEVDLDWNELKRAIYKAYERCESMRLRFVEDKDGTCYQYVVEKEERDIEFRDFTNGTMKEAEKEMKKWTQVPFERKDNPMNRIVMIKMPDGYNGIYLLVDHLTMDAQSLIIFMKDIIELYCNAKYEGVPYPKEMASYIEQLEKDLAYEAGCKAKDKDEEYFRKLIESSEPIYNGVDGVRKLREEQKKSGNPNLRAAVNISDSVDAALDVFHLEANPTRRLMDFCEKYHVSLSCLLIMGLRTYFQKMNGNDDVSFNTAIARRATLLEKKSGGTRIHSFPFRTIIPEDKTFLEGIYIIRDKQNELFRHANYDPVAYFGYRTKYYNIEGGRTYEPMSLTYQPMTLKEKGLDKLGDIRYKTNWYPNGATTQGMYLTVMHRPEDNGLDFNFEHQIKAISREQLEYMYYYLCKILFKGTENPGLPIGDIIKLI
- a CDS encoding alpha/beta hydrolase; translated protein: MKEIVIGVGSLLGIAAVAQVVETAYFYRRTMKRNKAKVERTMKMAGTDWNQHMPFIEERKEKMLAQPHEDIYCNSEDGLKLYATYFPGQEKNKVVICFHGYTSEGMKDYIGLSGYYLDNGYSMLLVDERAHGKSEGTYIGFGCKDRWDALKWIDWVIQRCGQDVQILLHGTSMGAATVLMTSGLDLPTQVKGIVSDCAFTSPKYVFTHVLHSMYHLPAFPVIPMADYINKKKAGYGMDECNAAREVRKAKVPILFIHGDADTFVPCSMCDEIYENCAAPKKKVIIKGAAHAESYYKDRETYEKALDDFTRGVMN
- a CDS encoding SCP2 sterol-binding domain-containing protein — encoded protein: MTYAEFFSEVKGKFMEADISDVTEHLAYQFNIIGEASGIFYVEAKEGKLHVEPYEYFDRDAMFTCKAETLMKIAEGELDPVLAVTLQKLKVEGNIDKALRLKDLIESKRKK